Proteins found in one Fastidiosipila sp. genomic segment:
- the smc gene encoding chromosome segregation protein SMC, producing the protein MLKSLEIQGFKSFPEYTQINFHKGITAIVGPNGAGKSNITDAIRWVLGEQSAKTLRGQRMEDVIFDGTAQRRPVSFSEVTLTLDNSKKILPIDYETVSLTRRYFRSGDSEYLINKTPCRLKDINRLLMDTAVGLDGYSIIGQGRVDEILSNKSEDRRAIFEEASGIVQFRSRKEEALRKIERSEQNLVRVDDLLAELENQAVLLEKQAEDARSHMDLASRFRKLDTALVLRQLETLESQKAKKESEASLIEADLEEARKAQDHERANHESSIHTIDQLDRKLELEQTHFNELSVKETEHIGLEALYKEKYSSSKEGAESLLEEKNRLVMQVMAAEQDLAGRASERDDLMQRRNVLEKQLEGEKKRLLSLKERADGHGKDLSDLTVRREERMSRLADIRASLQEMAGEKQALEKSFQRLKTDKSTLAEEIATAAEYLKNLGRDRSSCEDGITVLQSRAAEAKKNTQQGHRQTDSIEQAAEELSRKIKQLAYEADTLERLELDYEGYSQPVRQIMQEEGKTARGGIYGPLGSLLTVPETLRQAVEIALGASAHHLVCDKEETAEYWIDWLRRTRQGRATFLPVQSLSFGTVDQKTLDTASTSKGWIGLASEAVICDQAILPAVRYTLGRTLLVQTLEDAVELSRKTGRRYSVVTRDGDVVHRGGSMTGGHRSARSTGVLGRPGRIQAARQEAAEMAGELEETRRKFDAAKEELRSFAESEEGILEELAQARRELVRLEAEEEAKESALRRIQTEREKLEEEEARLTERLAELDGSMARMGQDIQEGERERQDLEEGIGTLKTEHEEELSLYHDCRETVTKLELSIASIADLLAGFDKRAAQSDREIEAARLRLSSLEREWESQTRKMEQARNDIELNEKALGQIGEMIKASRASLEDLLTRREEAFTRQRALLGSMNSAGDLVASLQTVLERRKAETQRAEQQIDDQLNRLWETHGLTRAEAEGEADSIPSLAKATAERDELKRRIDELGPINHNAIRDFESLKSRIDFTVSQRQDIEAAQAELQSVIGQLDQSMREQFSETIHQVNQNFNQVFAELFSGGQAELVLEGDEDVLTADIGIRAQPPGKKLQKLSLLSGGERCLTAIALLFAILKLKPAPFCVFDEVESALDDANVKRFTDYIRRYAWSMQFILVTHRKGTMEAADRLYGVTMQERGISRVLSMVLSTALPYGD; encoded by the coding sequence ATGCTGAAATCGCTTGAGATCCAGGGGTTTAAATCATTTCCCGAATATACGCAAATCAATTTTCACAAAGGTATCACAGCGATCGTTGGTCCTAATGGGGCCGGCAAATCGAACATAACCGACGCCATCCGCTGGGTGCTGGGCGAGCAGAGCGCAAAAACCCTTCGGGGACAGCGAATGGAAGACGTGATCTTTGACGGGACCGCACAACGACGCCCGGTCAGCTTTTCTGAAGTGACCCTGACCCTTGACAATTCCAAGAAGATTCTACCCATTGACTACGAAACAGTTTCGCTCACCAGACGGTATTTCCGGTCGGGTGACAGTGAATATCTGATCAATAAAACTCCCTGCAGGCTGAAGGATATCAACAGGCTGCTGATGGACACAGCGGTGGGCCTGGACGGTTACTCGATCATCGGGCAGGGGCGTGTGGATGAAATTCTGAGCAATAAATCAGAGGATAGGCGGGCCATATTCGAGGAAGCGTCCGGCATTGTCCAGTTCAGAAGCCGCAAGGAAGAGGCACTGCGCAAGATTGAGCGGAGTGAACAGAATCTTGTCCGTGTCGACGATCTGCTCGCAGAACTGGAAAACCAGGCGGTACTGCTTGAAAAACAAGCTGAAGATGCGCGTTCCCACATGGATCTGGCGTCGCGGTTCCGCAAGCTTGACACAGCTCTTGTCTTGAGGCAGCTGGAAACGCTGGAAAGCCAGAAAGCGAAAAAGGAGAGCGAAGCCTCCCTGATTGAAGCAGATCTTGAAGAAGCAAGAAAAGCACAAGACCATGAGCGGGCAAACCATGAATCTTCTATACATACCATTGATCAGCTCGACCGTAAACTGGAGCTTGAACAGACGCATTTCAACGAGTTATCTGTGAAAGAGACCGAGCATATTGGCCTTGAAGCACTTTACAAGGAAAAATACTCCAGCTCCAAAGAGGGAGCGGAATCGCTTCTGGAAGAAAAGAACAGGCTGGTCATGCAGGTCATGGCAGCTGAGCAGGATCTGGCGGGACGTGCGTCTGAGCGTGATGATCTTATGCAGCGCCGCAATGTTCTGGAAAAACAACTGGAAGGCGAAAAGAAGCGGCTTTTGTCTTTGAAAGAAAGGGCTGACGGCCATGGAAAAGACCTCTCCGATCTGACTGTCAGGCGGGAAGAGAGAATGAGCCGGCTGGCGGACATCCGCGCCTCACTCCAGGAAATGGCGGGGGAAAAGCAGGCTCTGGAGAAAAGTTTCCAGCGCCTTAAAACTGACAAATCAACCTTGGCAGAAGAAATCGCCACCGCTGCCGAATACCTGAAAAATCTCGGCCGTGACAGGTCATCCTGTGAAGATGGCATTACGGTTTTGCAAAGCCGGGCGGCTGAAGCCAAAAAGAATACACAGCAGGGTCACCGTCAGACTGATTCCATTGAACAGGCGGCGGAGGAGCTCAGCCGAAAAATTAAACAATTGGCTTATGAGGCGGATACACTTGAACGGCTCGAACTGGATTATGAGGGATATTCGCAACCGGTCAGGCAAATCATGCAGGAAGAGGGGAAGACGGCCCGCGGGGGAATTTACGGCCCTCTGGGTTCTCTGCTGACCGTCCCTGAAACACTTCGGCAGGCGGTTGAAATAGCCCTTGGCGCCTCTGCCCATCACCTGGTGTGCGACAAGGAGGAAACAGCCGAGTACTGGATTGACTGGCTTCGGCGAACCCGTCAAGGCCGTGCCACCTTTTTGCCGGTTCAATCACTCTCCTTTGGCACCGTGGATCAAAAAACGCTGGATACCGCTTCAACAAGCAAAGGCTGGATAGGGCTTGCCAGTGAGGCCGTCATCTGTGATCAGGCTATCCTCCCCGCGGTCCGCTATACCCTGGGGCGGACCCTGCTGGTGCAAACGCTCGAGGATGCCGTCGAGCTGAGCCGGAAGACCGGCCGCCGTTATTCAGTGGTAACACGTGACGGTGACGTTGTCCACAGGGGAGGGTCCATGACAGGCGGTCACCGGTCGGCACGGTCAACGGGCGTGCTGGGGCGTCCCGGGCGCATCCAGGCAGCCAGGCAGGAGGCTGCGGAAATGGCGGGAGAGCTTGAAGAGACCAGGAGAAAGTTCGATGCAGCCAAAGAAGAACTCCGTTCCTTTGCCGAGTCGGAGGAAGGCATCCTGGAGGAATTGGCTCAGGCCCGGCGTGAACTTGTGAGGCTTGAAGCCGAAGAGGAAGCGAAAGAATCAGCTCTCCGGCGAATCCAAACAGAGAGGGAAAAGTTGGAGGAAGAGGAAGCCCGGCTCACGGAACGGCTTGCCGAGCTTGACGGCTCCATGGCCCGGATGGGGCAGGATATCCAGGAGGGGGAAAGAGAACGTCAGGATCTGGAGGAAGGCATCGGGACACTCAAAACGGAGCATGAAGAGGAGCTAAGCCTTTATCATGATTGCCGGGAAACCGTAACCAAACTGGAACTTTCCATCGCTTCGATCGCTGACTTGCTGGCTGGTTTTGATAAAAGGGCGGCGCAGTCGGACCGGGAAATCGAAGCAGCCCGTCTGCGGCTTTCTTCACTTGAACGGGAGTGGGAGAGCCAGACTCGGAAAATGGAACAAGCCAGGAACGACATTGAGCTGAATGAAAAGGCCCTGGGTCAGATCGGGGAAATGATTAAGGCGAGCCGGGCCTCTTTGGAGGACCTGCTGACCCGCCGCGAAGAGGCCTTTACCCGCCAGCGTGCTCTCTTGGGTTCCATGAACAGCGCGGGGGATCTCGTCGCCTCACTCCAAACGGTACTCGAACGCCGAAAGGCCGAAACGCAGCGGGCAGAGCAACAGATCGACGATCAGCTGAACCGGCTTTGGGAAACACATGGCTTGACGCGGGCGGAAGCGGAAGGTGAGGCGGACTCCATCCCGTCGCTTGCCAAGGCAACGGCAGAGCGCGACGAACTTAAGCGCCGGATTGACGAACTGGGCCCCATCAACCATAACGCCATCCGCGACTTTGAGTCTTTGAAGTCCAGAATCGATTTCACCGTATCACAGCGGCAGGACATCGAAGCGGCACAAGCTGAGCTCCAGAGTGTTATAGGCCAGCTTGATCAATCCATGCGGGAACAGTTCAGCGAAACCATCCATCAGGTAAATCAGAATTTTAACCAGGTCTTTGCTGAATTGTTTTCAGGAGGACAGGCGGAACTGGTCCTGGAGGGTGACGAAGATGTCCTGACAGCTGACATCGGGATCAGGGCACAGCCGCCGGGCAAGAAACTGCAAAAACTCTCTCTTTTATCGGGTGGTGAGCGGTGCCTGACCGCGATCGCGCTCCTTTTCGCCATCCTGAAGCTCAAACCCGCCCCTTTTTGCGTCTTTGACGAGGTGGAGTCGGCCCTGGATGATGCCAATGTCAAACGCTTTACCGACTATATCAGACGTTATGCCTGGTCCATGCAATTCATCCTTGTCACGCACCGTAAAGGTACCATGGAAGCTGCAGACAGGCTTTATGGCGTGACCATGCAGGAGCGGGGAATATCGCGCGTTTTGTCAATGGTACTCTCAACGGCGCTGCCCTACGGGGACTGA
- the ftsY gene encoding signal recognition particle-docking protein FtsY, with amino-acid sequence MSLFETFKNGLKKSREFMTANLNRMAAGLGIFDDEMLDELEMMLIQADCGMTASTEAIEAIREHIRLTGDASRESVLAVLKSSLGAMMAEKTLTVKEGMLSLYLMVGVNGTGKTTTAAKLAQRAKEKDFRVMMAAADTFRAAAIEQLKVWGERTRTTVIAHAAGSDPAAVVFDAIQAAHARKTELLIVDTAGRLHTKKNLMDELGKIRRVIDREAPDAVLETILVIDATTGQNAIVQARAFHEATQVTGLAVTKLDGSAKGGVAIAVARETGLPLCLAGLGEGVGDLQDFDRSLFLEALLPQA; translated from the coding sequence GTGAGTTTGTTTGAAACCTTCAAGAATGGCCTGAAGAAGTCACGTGAATTCATGACGGCCAACCTCAACAGGATGGCCGCAGGGCTTGGCATTTTCGATGACGAGATGCTGGACGAACTCGAGATGATGCTGATCCAGGCCGACTGCGGCATGACCGCGTCAACGGAAGCCATCGAAGCCATCCGTGAACATATCCGGCTGACGGGAGATGCTTCAAGAGAAAGCGTTCTTGCTGTCTTGAAATCCTCGCTCGGTGCCATGATGGCGGAGAAAACCCTGACCGTCAAGGAAGGCATGCTGTCCCTTTACCTGATGGTCGGCGTAAACGGAACCGGCAAGACGACAACGGCGGCAAAACTGGCACAAAGGGCCAAGGAAAAAGACTTCCGGGTCATGATGGCTGCCGCTGATACCTTCCGTGCCGCAGCAATCGAACAGTTGAAAGTGTGGGGGGAGCGTACCCGGACAACGGTCATTGCGCACGCTGCCGGATCTGATCCTGCAGCCGTGGTATTTGACGCGATTCAGGCGGCCCATGCAAGAAAAACGGAACTGCTCATTGTTGATACAGCCGGCAGGCTTCATACGAAAAAGAACCTCATGGATGAGCTGGGGAAAATTCGTCGCGTTATTGACCGGGAGGCTCCGGACGCCGTTCTTGAAACCATTCTGGTTATCGATGCGACTACCGGCCAGAATGCCATTGTCCAAGCCCGAGCCTTCCATGAAGCGACTCAGGTAACCGGCCTGGCCGTCACTAAACTGGACGGCAGCGCCAAAGGCGGAGTTGCCATAGCCGTCGCCCGGGAGACCGGCCTGCCACTGTGCTTGGCCGGCCTGGGGGAGGGGGTGGGCGATCTGCAGGATTTTGACCGCTCGCTCTTTTTGGAAGCCTTATTGCCGCAAGCCTGA
- the ffh gene encoding signal recognition particle protein, translating to MALFENLSSRLTRITDAMRGKSRVTEKDIKDMMRQIRLALLEADVNYQVVKDLSEEIAEKARGAEVLQSLTPGQQVVKIVHQALVGVLGKEEKLAVSPTGFTVIMLYGLQGTGKTTTAAKLALHLKEKGKKPMLVSADVHRPAAQEQLQILADQTGVDCFINPEEKSAPALARQGLERARYMMCDTVIIDTAGRMTVDDGLMEELKSIHEAIKPDESLLIVDAMIGQEAVHIAEAFDSQVGLDGFIMTKLDGDARGGAALSIRRMTGKPIKMIGTGERPGDLEVFRPDRLASRILGMGDVLTLIEKASDIYDGKQAAKTAERLKANTFTMQDMLEQLEQIQGMGSIKEMMAMIPGAGRKLKDMDIDEKDLARTKAIIQSMTLRERENPRVLDASRRRRIARGSGLEVQDVNRVVRRYDDMMKMMKQFGFLGQGGRRRRSKLPFGGLGF from the coding sequence ATGGCGCTCTTTGAGAATCTCAGTTCACGGCTGACCCGGATCACCGATGCCATGCGCGGCAAAAGCCGTGTGACCGAGAAGGACATCAAGGACATGATGCGGCAGATCCGGTTGGCTTTGCTGGAAGCTGATGTCAACTATCAGGTTGTCAAAGACCTGTCGGAGGAAATTGCCGAAAAAGCGCGCGGTGCTGAAGTTTTGCAGAGCCTGACGCCAGGCCAGCAAGTGGTTAAAATCGTGCACCAAGCCCTGGTCGGTGTCCTTGGAAAGGAAGAAAAACTTGCCGTCTCACCGACCGGCTTTACGGTCATCATGCTGTACGGATTGCAAGGAACCGGAAAGACAACAACGGCGGCAAAGCTGGCGCTTCATCTGAAAGAAAAAGGCAAGAAGCCAATGCTGGTGTCAGCCGACGTCCATCGGCCTGCCGCACAGGAACAATTGCAGATACTGGCGGACCAGACAGGCGTTGATTGCTTCATCAATCCCGAAGAGAAGAGCGCCCCGGCCCTCGCAAGGCAGGGCCTGGAGCGGGCTCGCTACATGATGTGCGATACCGTGATTATTGACACGGCCGGCCGCATGACGGTCGATGACGGGCTGATGGAAGAACTGAAATCCATCCATGAGGCTATCAAGCCGGATGAAAGTCTGCTGATTGTTGATGCCATGATCGGCCAGGAAGCCGTCCATATTGCGGAAGCTTTTGACAGCCAGGTCGGGCTGGACGGCTTTATTATGACCAAGCTGGACGGGGACGCCAGGGGCGGGGCGGCACTGTCTATCCGGCGGATGACCGGCAAGCCCATCAAAATGATCGGCACAGGTGAAAGGCCGGGCGACCTCGAGGTCTTTCGCCCTGATCGCCTGGCCTCCCGCATTCTCGGAATGGGTGACGTTTTGACCCTGATCGAAAAGGCCTCTGATATCTATGACGGGAAGCAGGCCGCAAAAACTGCCGAGCGCCTTAAGGCAAATACCTTCACCATGCAGGACATGCTGGAGCAGCTGGAACAGATCCAGGGCATGGGCTCCATCAAAGAAATGATGGCCATGATACCGGGGGCCGGCAGAAAACTCAAAGACATGGACATTGATGAGAAAGACCTGGCCAGGACAAAGGCCATCATCCAATCCATGACTTTGCGTGAACGGGAAAACCCGAGGGTACTGGATGCCTCACGCAGACGGCGTATCGCCAGGGGGAGCGGCCTTGAGGTACAGGATGTCAACCGGGTGGTACGACGCTACGATGATATGATGAAAATGATGAAACAATTCGGATTCCTGGGACAGGGCGGCAGACGCCGCCGGAGCAAGCTGCCCTTTGGGGGGCTCGGCTTCTAA
- the rpsP gene encoding 30S ribosomal protein S16, translating to MAVKIRLKRVGKKKQPYYRVVVADARFPRDGRFIEEIGTYNPHTDPSTFKVDGDKVRDWIAKGAQPTDTVKKLLKYNGILE from the coding sequence ATGGCAGTAAAAATCCGCCTCAAACGAGTAGGCAAGAAAAAACAACCGTACTACCGCGTTGTAGTCGCTGACGCGCGTTTCCCGCGCGATGGCCGCTTCATCGAGGAAATCGGCACTTACAACCCCCACACTGATCCGTCAACCTTCAAAGTCGACGGCGACAAAGTCAGGGACTGGATCGCCAAGGGTGCCCAGCCAACAGATACCGTAAAAAAATTACTCAAGTATAACGGAATTTTGGAGTAA
- a CDS encoding KH domain-containing protein translates to MKELLKSVIEPLVRFPEELVIEEKIQGREIVLTVSANPDDIGRVIGRGGRRAHAVRTIMKAKGAMDNKRVSVDILS, encoded by the coding sequence ATGAAAGAATTGCTAAAATCTGTCATCGAACCACTGGTCCGTTTTCCTGAGGAACTGGTCATCGAGGAAAAAATCCAGGGAAGAGAAATCGTCCTTACTGTAAGCGCCAATCCTGATGACATTGGCCGGGTAATCGGCCGCGGCGGCCGGCGTGCACATGCGGTCAGAACCATCATGAAGGCCAAAGGGGCCATGGACAACAAACGTGTTTCTGTAGATATCCTTTCATGA
- the rimM gene encoding 16S rRNA processing protein RimM, producing MKRPFFLIGACQRAHGIKGEVLVRSLTDDPERFFQGLVCYAMDDAGEEPVEKLTLSGCRPVPQGLLLTFQGIADREAARRLAGVKLAVRREDALELSGEGEFYYGDLLGAAVRDRQRGLLGMVTDVMDTGSGDILVVSQAGQADVLIPFLRSIVKEVDPDFRSMEVELPDGLFELYRQLEDSPVED from the coding sequence ATGAAACGTCCCTTCTTCCTTATTGGCGCCTGTCAGAGGGCGCACGGTATCAAAGGCGAAGTACTGGTCAGAAGCCTGACCGACGACCCCGAGCGTTTTTTCCAGGGCCTGGTTTGTTATGCCATGGATGATGCCGGGGAGGAACCGGTCGAAAAACTGACTCTGTCCGGATGCCGGCCGGTACCTCAGGGTCTTCTGCTGACCTTCCAGGGAATTGCCGACCGGGAGGCAGCCCGCCGTTTGGCGGGGGTCAAGCTGGCTGTCAGGCGGGAAGATGCCCTTGAGCTGTCCGGCGAAGGCGAATTTTATTATGGCGACTTGCTGGGAGCAGCGGTGCGCGACCGTCAAAGAGGCCTGCTCGGCATGGTTACAGATGTAATGGACACGGGGAGCGGGGACATCCTGGTTGTTTCACAAGCAGGACAGGCCGATGTCCTCATTCCCTTTTTGCGATCCATTGTCAAGGAAGTTGACCCTGATTTCAGGTCCATGGAAGTGGAACTTCCGGATGGACTCTTTGAGCTTTACCGGCAGTTGGAAGACAGTCCGGTTGAGGACTGA
- the trmD gene encoding tRNA (guanosine(37)-N1)-methyltransferase TrmD: MPLKFSVLSLFPQQVRQALDFSMTRRALEKGLIELETVDIRDFAVNEYGQVDDAPYGGGRGMVMMCEPIYRAWQSVVSDSQDVRTIYLSPAGQVFDHRKAREYSVEEQLVFICGHYEGVDRRVLDQIGVEEVSIGNFILTGGELAATVMIDAISRFIPGVLPDEEAWRIDSFSDGLLEWPQYTRPAVWREREVPGVLRSGHQADIDRERRLMQLLETLQKKPFLLQQTPIDPQLWELLAERLAMQRDALDESTE; encoded by the coding sequence GTGCCGCTCAAGTTTTCTGTTTTGTCTCTTTTCCCCCAACAGGTGCGGCAGGCCCTGGATTTCAGCATGACCCGGCGTGCCCTGGAAAAAGGGCTGATCGAGCTGGAAACGGTTGACATCAGAGACTTCGCGGTCAACGAATACGGACAGGTCGATGACGCACCTTATGGAGGTGGTCGCGGCATGGTCATGATGTGTGAACCCATTTACAGGGCCTGGCAATCGGTGGTGTCTGATAGTCAGGATGTCCGGACCATTTACCTTTCACCTGCCGGGCAGGTCTTCGACCATCGAAAGGCCAGGGAGTATTCAGTGGAGGAACAGCTGGTTTTTATCTGCGGCCACTACGAGGGTGTTGACCGCCGGGTGCTGGACCAAATCGGGGTCGAGGAGGTGTCGATCGGCAACTTCATTTTAACCGGGGGTGAGTTGGCCGCCACTGTCATGATTGATGCCATCAGCCGTTTCATCCCCGGCGTGCTGCCCGATGAGGAGGCCTGGAGAATCGACTCATTTTCGGATGGCCTGCTTGAATGGCCGCAATACACCCGGCCCGCAGTCTGGAGGGAGAGAGAAGTTCCAGGGGTGCTCCGATCCGGACACCAGGCTGACATCGACCGTGAAAGACGTTTGATGCAACTTCTGGAAACCCTGCAAAAAAAGCCTTTCCTCTTGCAGCAAACCCCGATCGACCCCCAGCTTTGGGAGCTTCTGGCCGAGCGCCTGGCCATGCAAAGAGATGCTTTAGACGAATCAACTGAATAA
- a CDS encoding MBOAT family protein gives MLFSSITFLYYFLPALLLVYHLTPRRLKNAVLLMASLLFYAWGEPRFTLVMVLTAMAGYLSGITVNRLTGNRLRRLALASAMALITAPLLVYKYGGFITGNLNAVRPGLIAPLQLVLPIGVSFYTFQILSYVIDVYRMEVEAERNPFNFLMYVSLFPQLIAGPIVRFRTIQGEIRQRKVTMELFESGIVRFVAGLGKKVLLANTLAEFQQNLVSGGSASLLSSWMTALAFTLQIYFDFSGYSDMAIGLGRMFGFQFLENFDYPYLSRSVTEFWRRWHQSLGSWFRDYLYIPLGGSHGSVLKTGRNLLIVWLLTGLWHGASWNFVAWGFLYFLLLILERAGLGRLLAKLPALLSTAYTFLLVLLGFVLFNADNLAEALGRLKGMFGFNSLPLTDAMAVYYTKSYLLIMLIAAIGATPLPKRFMERMKGFLAGTIHSLAQAAGLVFVLLFSTSSLVDGSFNPFLYFRF, from the coding sequence ATGCTCTTTTCCAGCATCACCTTTCTCTATTATTTTCTGCCAGCCCTTCTTCTTGTCTATCACCTGACGCCGCGCCGGCTGAAGAATGCGGTTCTCCTCATGGCAAGCCTCCTTTTCTATGCCTGGGGGGAACCGCGTTTTACCCTGGTCATGGTCTTGACTGCCATGGCAGGCTATCTGTCCGGCATTACAGTCAATCGCCTGACAGGCAACCGCCTGCGCCGGCTGGCCCTTGCCTCGGCCATGGCGCTGATCACAGCCCCGCTTCTTGTTTACAAATACGGCGGATTCATCACCGGAAACTTGAATGCGGTCAGACCCGGCCTGATCGCCCCGCTGCAGCTTGTTTTGCCGATCGGTGTCAGTTTTTACACCTTTCAGATCCTGTCTTATGTGATTGATGTATACAGGATGGAGGTGGAAGCGGAACGCAACCCTTTCAACTTTCTTATGTACGTATCTCTTTTTCCGCAGCTGATCGCGGGGCCGATCGTACGTTTCCGGACCATTCAGGGGGAAATCAGGCAAAGAAAGGTGACGATGGAACTTTTTGAGTCCGGCATCGTCCGTTTTGTCGCGGGACTAGGAAAAAAAGTCCTCTTGGCCAACACACTGGCGGAATTCCAGCAGAATCTGGTTTCCGGCGGTTCAGCTTCCCTGCTTTCTTCATGGATGACCGCACTTGCCTTTACTTTGCAGATCTATTTTGATTTTTCAGGCTATTCTGACATGGCTATCGGGCTGGGACGGATGTTTGGTTTTCAATTTCTGGAAAACTTTGATTATCCCTACCTTTCCCGGAGCGTCACGGAATTTTGGCGCCGCTGGCACCAATCGCTTGGATCGTGGTTCAGGGACTACCTCTATATACCTTTGGGCGGAAGCCACGGCTCTGTTCTTAAAACCGGCCGCAATCTGCTGATCGTGTGGCTCCTGACCGGTCTTTGGCATGGCGCTTCATGGAATTTTGTGGCCTGGGGGTTTCTCTATTTCCTCCTCCTGATACTTGAACGCGCGGGCCTCGGGCGGCTGCTTGCGAAACTTCCGGCCCTTCTGAGCACCGCTTACACCTTTCTATTGGTTCTTTTGGGATTCGTCCTTTTCAATGCAGACAATCTGGCTGAGGCCTTGGGCAGGCTAAAGGGGATGTTCGGATTCAATTCCCTGCCGCTCACTGATGCCATGGCCGTCTATTACACAAAGAGTTATCTGCTGATCATGCTGATTGCGGCGATAGGTGCGACGCCCCTCCCCAAGCGGTTTATGGAAAGAATGAAGGGTTTTCTCGCGGGCACAATCCATAGTCTGGCCCAGGCGGCCGGCCTGGTTTTTGTTCTGCTTTTTTCAACAAGTTCACTGGTGGACGGATCCTTCAACCCATTCTTATACTTCAGGTTTTAG
- the rplS gene encoding 50S ribosomal protein L19: protein MDYVKAVEEPFLRDQHHKVEIGDRVNVHLRITEGSRERIQVYEGTVIGRKGKGLNETMTVRRVAYGVGVERVIPVHSPKVAKIEVLRKGRVRRAKLFYLRDRVGKAARVREKLPTKN from the coding sequence ATGGACTACGTTAAAGCGGTTGAAGAACCTTTTTTGCGTGATCAGCATCATAAGGTGGAAATCGGAGACCGCGTCAATGTTCATCTCAGGATCACCGAAGGCTCGCGTGAGCGGATCCAGGTTTATGAAGGAACGGTAATCGGCCGCAAAGGCAAAGGATTGAATGAAACGATGACGGTCAGGCGGGTCGCCTATGGTGTGGGGGTCGAACGGGTGATTCCCGTCCATTCGCCGAAAGTCGCCAAAATTGAGGTGTTGCGCAAGGGCCGGGTCCGGCGCGCCAAACTGTTTTACCTGCGTGACCGGGTCGGCAAGGCAGCGCGTGTACGCGAGAAACTTCCGACCAAAAACTGA
- the ylqF gene encoding ribosome biogenesis GTPase YlqF yields the protein MKGRNRKSDRQIHWYPGHMAGAARQLENNWRYIDLVVEVADARIPLASRNPVFLQFTPAKPHLLILSHADLADQGISVDWVRSFQDQGIRALPCNLKKRADIGLIRQELLQFHRPLLEKAKGRGRIARPLRVLVAGIPNTGKSSLINQFVGKRSARVEARPGVTRDLNWLRSSNELHFLDTPGILPAKLDDRQAALSLAATGAIRDSILPLEEVARWLYVQLFQSYPAEMEARYGQDGGFEDAAREMGCLLSGREADLLRFSAMLLDDFRSGKIGRLTLEWPAGDKTLHD from the coding sequence ATGAAAGGCAGAAACAGAAAGAGCGACAGGCAAATCCACTGGTATCCCGGTCATATGGCGGGTGCCGCCCGCCAATTGGAAAACAACTGGCGTTACATTGACCTCGTCGTTGAAGTGGCTGACGCCCGCATCCCCCTGGCCAGCCGCAATCCTGTTTTTTTACAGTTTACCCCGGCCAAACCCCATTTGCTCATTCTCTCGCATGCCGACCTGGCTGATCAGGGCATCAGCGTGGACTGGGTGCGATCCTTCCAGGACCAGGGAATTCGAGCTTTGCCCTGTAATTTGAAAAAAAGGGCGGATATTGGCCTGATCCGGCAGGAATTGCTTCAATTCCATCGGCCCCTGCTCGAAAAAGCAAAGGGACGGGGCCGGATTGCCCGGCCGCTCAGGGTTCTTGTCGCGGGCATCCCCAATACGGGAAAATCAAGCCTGATCAATCAGTTTGTCGGGAAGCGATCGGCCCGTGTTGAGGCCCGGCCGGGAGTGACGCGGGATTTAAATTGGTTAAGGTCGAGCAATGAACTGCATTTTCTGGATACGCCGGGTATCCTGCCAGCCAAACTTGATGATCGGCAGGCGGCCCTGTCTTTGGCTGCAACCGGTGCCATACGCGACAGCATCCTGCCCCTGGAGGAGGTCGCCCGATGGCTCTATGTTCAACTCTTTCAGTCCTATCCGGCTGAGATGGAAGCCCGTTACGGTCAAGACGGGGGCTTTGAGGATGCTGCCCGGGAGATGGGTTGCCTCCTTTCGGGCAGGGAGGCCGATTTACTCAGGTTTTCCGCCATGCTGCTGGACGATTTCCGTTCCGGGAAAATTGGCCGCTTGACGCTTGAATGGCCGGCCGGGGACAAAACACTCCATGACTGA